The Halomonas sp. 7T genome contains a region encoding:
- the minC gene encoding septum site-determining protein MinC, producing the protein MSLNANSADIAFTFKGGMLPMTVMELNSADPEHIRRQLAGKLSQSPAFFQHTPVVLSVEKLDEPHLALERICAVCRDHKLLPVAVRGGAEPVRQSAWALGLGWFAPIEEGRTKPLESVSRMAEPEAADEYAAEESKAQESVPVATRLYRGTVRSGQQVSAAEGDLVVVGAVNAGAEVLAAGSIHVYGALRGRALAGIHGNTHAGIYCRELDAELLSVAGNYKRLEDIDSQLLGRAAEVHFVKEQLEIKPLG; encoded by the coding sequence ATGAGCCTCAACGCCAACAGTGCCGACATAGCCTTCACCTTCAAGGGCGGCATGCTGCCGATGACCGTCATGGAGCTAAATAGTGCTGACCCGGAACATATACGACGTCAGCTAGCGGGTAAATTGTCGCAATCCCCTGCATTCTTTCAGCATACACCGGTTGTGCTGAGCGTGGAAAAACTTGATGAACCGCACTTAGCGCTTGAGCGTATTTGTGCCGTATGCCGGGACCATAAACTGCTGCCCGTTGCCGTGCGAGGGGGGGCCGAGCCTGTGCGCCAATCCGCATGGGCACTGGGGCTAGGCTGGTTTGCCCCGATAGAAGAGGGCCGAACCAAACCCTTAGAAAGCGTTAGCCGGATGGCAGAGCCAGAAGCAGCAGATGAGTACGCTGCAGAAGAATCGAAGGCTCAAGAGAGCGTGCCGGTAGCCACGCGGCTCTATCGCGGCACGGTTCGCTCTGGGCAGCAGGTCAGTGCGGCAGAGGGGGATCTGGTAGTGGTGGGTGCGGTTAACGCAGGCGCTGAAGTGCTGGCAGCAGGCAGTATTCATGTGTACGGAGCGCTGCGAGGCCGTGCGCTGGCAGGCATTCATGGGAATACTCATGCAGGCATTTATTGCCGAGAACTGGACGCCGAGCTGCTCTCGGTGGCGGGTAATTATAAGCGGCTGGAAGATATTGATTCGCAGCTGCTGGGCCGGGCAGCAGAAGTCCATTTTGTAAAAGAGCAGCTGGAAATTAAACCATTAGGTTAA
- the phbB gene encoding acetoacetyl-CoA reductase, with the protein MANQAPVAWVTGGTGGIGTAICRSLADAGYLVVSGYRNPDKAKTWLEAQQADGYNNIVLSGVDLSDHDACLAAAREIHEKHGPISVLVNCAGITRDGTMKKMSFDQWHQVIDTNLNSVFNTCRSVIEMMLEHGYGRIINISSINGRKGQFGQVNYAAAKAGMHGLTMSLAQETATKGITVNTVSPGYIATDMIMQIPEKVREAIRETIPVKRYGTPEEIGRLVTFLADKESGFITGANIDINGGQFMG; encoded by the coding sequence ATGGCCAATCAAGCCCCCGTCGCCTGGGTAACTGGTGGAACTGGTGGAATCGGAACGGCAATTTGCCGATCGTTGGCGGATGCTGGTTATTTGGTCGTGTCGGGGTATCGTAACCCTGATAAAGCCAAAACCTGGCTGGAAGCCCAGCAAGCCGATGGTTACAACAACATTGTGTTATCCGGTGTAGACCTTTCCGACCACGATGCTTGCCTTGCGGCCGCTCGCGAGATCCATGAAAAACATGGGCCAATCAGCGTGCTGGTTAACTGTGCAGGCATTACCCGTGATGGCACGATGAAGAAGATGTCGTTTGATCAGTGGCACCAGGTCATCGATACGAATCTCAACAGCGTGTTCAACACCTGCCGCAGTGTCATTGAAATGATGTTGGAGCACGGTTACGGACGCATTATCAATATTTCGTCGATTAATGGTCGTAAAGGCCAATTTGGTCAAGTCAACTACGCGGCGGCCAAAGCGGGCATGCACGGGCTGACGATGTCGCTAGCTCAAGAAACGGCGACCAAAGGTATTACGGTGAATACCGTTTCTCCTGGCTACATTGCTACCGATATGATTATGCAGATCCCTGAGAAGGTGCGGGAGGCTATTCGCGAGACAATCCCGGTAAAGCGTTATGGAACGCCTGAAGAGATAGGCCGTTTGGTCACCTTCCTGGCGGATAAGGAGTCTGGCTTTATTACCGGCGCCAACATTGATATCAATGGTGGTCAATTCATGGGTTGA
- a CDS encoding cobyrinic acid a,c-diamide synthase produces MLGFLQGFSYGLFMTCLPWLVVGLFNPGLALPITAPSRLRVIGRYCLVVPSISMLLWLTSLWGGFSPSLFGWLAGIIAIPVALPAERSLRGWLARRHMQRQEVQREAETQQRRAQEERNAYEAGVLVLDPARPPLGADDLVLAMCKAKQSLLDVQRPDLAILTDRLYSRYRHVMDVLGERFTTGELAFERSKGLVTQVCYGAVDTLTTMASQARGVVSVDGSYVRSRLEREGRRISDEERAALVRRLDLLVETEHRLNKLSARIESALTVLDDTAVSMARIETVRPQASVTTERALEELRRFVDGADRYARKE; encoded by the coding sequence ATGCTGGGATTCCTGCAAGGATTTTCCTATGGCCTGTTTATGACCTGCTTACCCTGGCTGGTGGTCGGCCTTTTTAATCCTGGTTTGGCGCTTCCAATAACGGCGCCAAGCCGCTTACGGGTTATCGGCCGTTACTGCCTGGTGGTTCCCTCGATCAGCATGCTGCTGTGGCTGACCTCTCTCTGGGGTGGTTTCAGCCCCAGCCTGTTTGGCTGGCTGGCGGGCATTATTGCCATTCCTGTTGCGCTGCCCGCTGAACGATCGCTGCGTGGCTGGCTAGCCCGCCGCCATATGCAGCGCCAGGAGGTTCAAAGAGAGGCCGAAACACAGCAGCGCCGTGCTCAAGAGGAACGCAACGCCTATGAAGCCGGTGTATTAGTGCTTGACCCAGCAAGGCCACCCCTAGGAGCCGACGACCTCGTGTTAGCGATGTGCAAAGCCAAACAGAGCCTACTCGACGTCCAGCGCCCCGACCTAGCGATCCTTACAGACCGCCTCTATAGCCGCTATCGTCATGTAATGGACGTGCTGGGCGAACGGTTCACAACGGGCGAGTTAGCGTTTGAACGCTCAAAAGGCTTGGTCACTCAAGTTTGTTATGGCGCGGTAGATACGCTAACCACCATGGCCTCGCAGGCGCGCGGAGTGGTAAGCGTGGACGGCAGCTACGTACGCAGCAGGCTGGAGCGTGAGGGCAGGCGCATCAGTGATGAAGAGCGCGCTGCTCTGGTACGCCGTCTTGATTTACTCGTGGAAACCGAACACCGGCTAAATAAGCTATCTGCCCGTATCGAATCCGCCCTCACCGTGCTCGACGATACGGCGGTTTCCATGGCACGCATTGAAACAGTGCGCCCGCAGGCGTCGGTCACCACCGAGCGAGCGTTGGAAGAACTACGCCGCTTTGTAGACGGTGCGGATCGTTACGCGCGCAAGGAGTAA
- the minE gene encoding cell division topological specificity factor MinE, whose amino-acid sequence MKLLEFLKRERKKSASVAKERLQIIVAHQRSQRGQPDYMPMLERELLEVIRRYVHVDDNAIQISLDSEDNCSVLELNVTLPKS is encoded by the coding sequence ATGAAACTGCTGGAGTTCTTGAAGCGTGAGCGCAAGAAATCCGCCTCGGTGGCCAAAGAACGTTTACAAATCATCGTGGCGCATCAGCGTAGTCAGCGTGGTCAACCTGACTATATGCCGATGCTTGAGCGCGAACTGCTGGAAGTGATCCGTCGTTATGTCCATGTGGACGATAATGCCATTCAAATTTCGCTGGATAGTGAAGATAACTGCTCGGTGCTTGAGCTGAACGTAACGCTGCCGAAAAGCTAG
- a CDS encoding aldo/keto reductase: MSAFYDRLKEVSSPRIGLGCMNLSHGYGQHVPEEEGVKALNDAFEMGYRHFDTATLYGGTANERLLGKALASKRHELLLASKCGMAIDPESGKRVIDGRPETLRRQCEESLARLKTDHLDLYYLHRMDRQVPIAESVGALGRLVEEGKLRAVGLSEISADTLRKAYAEYPIAAVQSEYSLWTRNPEIALSQACKELGTALVAFSPLGRGFLSGAIHADTDFAEGDMRGGMPRFNGDNLIHNLTLLTHFNNTAKDLAITPAQLALAWVKAQGNHVIPIPGSRSVNHMQENLKAEQVVLSEAELAKLNNMMLPEEVAGARYNEAQQADIDTEDFAHKE; this comes from the coding sequence ATGTCTGCGTTCTATGATCGTTTAAAAGAAGTGTCGTCGCCACGTATTGGTTTGGGGTGTATGAACCTTTCCCATGGCTATGGGCAGCATGTGCCAGAAGAGGAGGGCGTTAAGGCACTGAACGACGCCTTTGAGATGGGGTATCGCCATTTTGATACGGCCACGCTTTACGGCGGTACCGCTAACGAACGGCTGCTGGGCAAGGCGCTGGCCTCGAAGCGCCATGAGCTGCTGCTGGCTAGCAAGTGCGGAATGGCCATCGACCCAGAGAGCGGTAAGCGAGTGATCGATGGGCGGCCTGAGACGCTGCGACGTCAGTGTGAGGAGAGTCTGGCTCGCCTGAAAACCGATCATTTGGATCTCTACTATCTCCACCGCATGGATCGCCAAGTGCCCATTGCAGAGAGTGTTGGAGCGCTTGGCCGGTTGGTGGAAGAGGGTAAACTGCGCGCGGTGGGGTTATCGGAAATCTCCGCAGACACGCTGCGCAAAGCATACGCTGAGTACCCAATAGCGGCGGTACAGTCGGAATACTCACTGTGGACGCGTAACCCCGAAATTGCCCTCAGCCAGGCGTGCAAAGAGCTGGGTACGGCGCTGGTGGCCTTCAGTCCGTTGGGTCGCGGGTTTCTCTCTGGCGCTATCCACGCCGATACCGACTTCGCCGAAGGCGACATGCGCGGGGGTATGCCGCGTTTTAATGGCGATAACCTCATCCACAACCTGACGCTACTAACGCACTTTAATAACACGGCGAAAGATTTGGCCATCACCCCCGCTCAGCTGGCGCTTGCTTGGGTGAAGGCGCAGGGTAACCATGTGATTCCCATTCCTGGGTCGCGCTCTGTTAACCATATGCAGGAAAACCTTAAGGCCGAGCAGGTAGTGCTAAGCGAGGCGGAGCTAGCCAAGCTCAATAACATGATGCTACCCGAAGAGGTCGCGGGTGCCCGTTATAATGAGGCACAGCAGGCTGATATCGACACAGAAGATTTTGCCCATAAGGAATAA
- a CDS encoding lysozyme inhibitor LprI family protein, translated as MKRLHIKRLLLVATLLTSGIAYGNEYSHSYEACMQKAFSTLDIVTCISNEYERQDQRLNDNYQQLRSQLSSERRDQLLTAQRAWITYKEANCSFYADPEGGTMARINANSCLLSETTQRADELENLMYP; from the coding sequence ATGAAACGCCTCCACATCAAACGTCTTCTACTCGTCGCCACCCTTCTGACGAGCGGCATCGCTTACGGTAACGAATATTCACACTCCTATGAAGCGTGCATGCAGAAAGCTTTTAGCACCCTCGATATAGTCACCTGTATATCCAACGAATATGAGCGTCAGGATCAGAGGCTCAATGATAATTACCAGCAGCTTCGTAGCCAGTTGAGCAGTGAACGGCGCGACCAGTTACTTACTGCCCAACGCGCATGGATTACATACAAAGAAGCCAATTGCAGTTTCTATGCTGACCCTGAAGGGGGAACAATGGCACGCATCAACGCCAATTCATGCTTGCTCAGCGAAACCACTCAACGGGCAGATGAGTTGGAAAATCTTATGTATCCCTAA
- a CDS encoding gamma-glutamylcyclotransferase family protein yields MATQRLAARVPARFVATALLPAYRLAFHQCGGDGSGKCDIVPASAQSAVYGVIWDVASHHKPTLDRYEGLGEAYNETWLTVTDLASDRQFEVQAYIGNITALGLRPYTWYKHHVLAGAREHGLPTY; encoded by the coding sequence ATGGCCACTCAGCGCTTAGCAGCTCGCGTTCCTGCTCGCTTTGTGGCCACTGCCCTTCTGCCCGCCTACCGCTTGGCGTTTCATCAGTGCGGTGGTGACGGTTCAGGCAAGTGCGATATTGTGCCGGCCTCAGCGCAATCCGCTGTGTATGGTGTGATTTGGGACGTGGCGTCTCATCACAAACCGACGCTTGATCGCTATGAGGGGCTGGGAGAGGCGTATAACGAGACGTGGCTCACCGTCACGGACCTAGCAAGTGACCGACAGTTTGAGGTGCAGGCGTATATCGGCAACATCACCGCGCTCGGTCTGCGCCCGTATACCTGGTACAAACACCATGTACTCGCTGGGGCGCGTGAGCATGGCCTACCCACCTATTAA
- a CDS encoding DUF349 domain-containing protein, whose translation MHGLLRRLFAPRWQHPDPEVRLKALNQLDPQQPAQRDALQALAQDSDHDIQLAALLALDDLQGVVDGYAHHPQHEAWFNAACQRLTGTEGHADLPQRQALVAKLSEPRLLNAIALKGDNLNLRLTALEQLSDEQDLTHQACHNGVAAVRHQAAQRIENEENLKRLLKEARRDRQVVRLAREKLTQSRNNAEWLAEQQNQREQLLQQLEKHAKAPWEPLYGGRFRHLEREWQHLEHPPTMEQEQRFHQALLGCRKTLHDHETQELARQQSLARREEAENTRDQLLEGLEETLEGLHQASEVTSQDIDSLHAQRQLLGQRWQSLSDLHPPSEPVQKRYTQALARYELCMEAWQRWKENTSALENALALPDHASLAARVEQCAWPSDLAPPALLKRAQAALTTQTAARHQPSPSLNALKSELDNFEHLLERGAFKSASRLYQQLKPSLEALTTDDAKPHKARLKHLAARLAELRDWRGFVAGPKREQLCASIEALADDQHMAEDALNRHHRQLVKEWKSLGDAAANREQSARFRAASDRIHERLSPWREQLNQVREANLQHREALCEQLETLLDQPAQDADPDVLREIRDKARHQWRDYSPVPKEQAEAIGRRFGNVRHRLQRLIDQRAEHIGQQKHALIEQVQALQNDSEQPLAQRITQTKQLQQQWRQLGRAPKGEEQTLWKAFRHACDQLFAQRDAHKNEQAARQQQQLDDMQTLIDQMDSWQPAHANEASRLDDYLKQASQLEPLPRNRRSDGMQRRLSGIVRAKRERLSRLAVAATVKQWQALLPLINAHLAADQQALAGSATEEVDASTLLDTEVPDVFIRAHQQRNQSRRDTPTPLSTEQLATLEDNLARLRVHLSLLALGSVKQRDEPLRLAIQVERLNEGMHTVRSRAEEIIDVLAALLALGPMPESLWEKEVEELDSMLSRLAHVPHP comes from the coding sequence ATGCACGGACTGTTACGACGCCTGTTCGCACCTCGGTGGCAACACCCAGATCCCGAGGTGCGTCTTAAGGCACTCAACCAGCTAGACCCACAGCAACCCGCACAGCGCGACGCGCTACAGGCGTTAGCGCAAGATAGCGACCATGATATACAGCTTGCCGCGCTATTAGCCCTTGATGATCTTCAAGGCGTTGTGGACGGCTACGCTCATCACCCACAGCATGAAGCGTGGTTCAATGCTGCCTGCCAACGGTTAACCGGCACAGAAGGGCACGCTGACCTACCTCAGCGCCAAGCCCTGGTCGCCAAGTTGTCAGAACCTCGGCTGCTCAACGCCATCGCTTTAAAAGGCGACAATCTCAATTTGCGCCTCACCGCCCTTGAGCAGCTGAGTGACGAACAAGACCTTACGCATCAAGCGTGCCATAACGGCGTCGCAGCTGTACGCCACCAGGCGGCCCAGCGCATTGAGAATGAAGAAAATCTCAAGCGGCTGCTTAAAGAAGCGCGACGGGATCGCCAGGTCGTACGCCTAGCGCGGGAAAAGCTGACGCAGTCCCGCAACAATGCCGAGTGGCTTGCCGAGCAGCAAAACCAGCGAGAGCAGCTGCTTCAGCAGTTAGAAAAGCATGCCAAAGCACCTTGGGAGCCGCTGTATGGCGGTCGTTTCCGGCATTTGGAGCGTGAATGGCAACATCTGGAACATCCGCCCACTATGGAGCAGGAACAACGCTTTCACCAAGCCCTGCTGGGCTGTCGTAAAACGTTGCATGACCATGAGACACAAGAGCTGGCACGCCAGCAAAGCCTTGCGCGAAGAGAAGAGGCTGAAAACACGCGCGACCAATTGCTAGAAGGACTAGAAGAAACACTCGAAGGCTTACACCAAGCCAGCGAAGTCACCTCACAAGACATCGATAGCCTGCATGCCCAGCGCCAGCTGCTGGGACAACGCTGGCAGTCGCTCTCAGACCTACACCCGCCGAGTGAACCTGTGCAGAAGCGCTATACCCAAGCGCTGGCCCGCTACGAACTCTGCATGGAGGCGTGGCAGCGCTGGAAAGAGAACACCAGTGCGCTTGAAAACGCGCTCGCTCTTCCCGACCACGCCAGCCTTGCGGCACGGGTTGAGCAGTGTGCATGGCCCAGTGACCTTGCCCCCCCGGCATTATTAAAACGCGCACAGGCCGCATTAACGACGCAAACCGCGGCGCGACATCAGCCGTCACCGTCGCTTAACGCCCTTAAAAGCGAGCTTGATAACTTTGAGCACCTGCTTGAGCGCGGCGCCTTTAAAAGCGCCAGCCGTTTATATCAACAGCTCAAGCCTTCGTTAGAAGCGCTCACCACCGATGACGCCAAACCGCACAAAGCCCGCCTCAAGCACCTTGCCGCGCGGCTTGCGGAACTGCGCGACTGGCGTGGCTTTGTGGCAGGCCCCAAACGTGAGCAGCTCTGTGCCAGCATCGAAGCGCTTGCAGACGACCAGCACATGGCCGAAGACGCGTTGAACCGCCACCATCGCCAGTTAGTAAAAGAGTGGAAATCACTCGGCGACGCCGCAGCCAATCGTGAACAGTCCGCCCGCTTCCGCGCGGCCTCGGACCGGATTCACGAGCGACTGTCCCCATGGCGTGAACAGCTCAACCAAGTGCGTGAAGCCAATCTGCAACATCGTGAAGCATTGTGTGAACAGCTTGAAACCCTGCTTGACCAACCCGCGCAAGATGCGGACCCCGATGTGCTAAGAGAGATTCGCGACAAAGCCCGTCATCAATGGCGTGATTACAGCCCGGTTCCCAAAGAGCAAGCGGAAGCCATTGGGCGTCGCTTTGGCAATGTTCGGCATCGTTTACAGCGCCTCATTGACCAACGCGCTGAGCATATTGGACAGCAAAAGCACGCGCTGATTGAGCAAGTACAAGCGCTGCAAAACGATAGTGAACAACCGTTAGCACAACGCATTACCCAAACCAAACAGCTTCAGCAGCAGTGGCGCCAGCTGGGACGCGCTCCTAAAGGCGAAGAGCAGACGCTCTGGAAAGCATTCCGTCACGCCTGCGACCAGCTGTTTGCTCAGCGAGACGCCCATAAGAACGAGCAAGCGGCCCGCCAGCAACAGCAGCTGGATGACATGCAAACGTTGATTGATCAAATGGATAGCTGGCAGCCTGCCCACGCTAACGAAGCTTCCCGCTTAGATGATTACCTAAAACAAGCCAGCCAGCTTGAGCCATTGCCTCGCAATCGCCGCAGCGATGGCATGCAGCGGCGATTAAGCGGCATTGTCCGCGCCAAGCGTGAGCGCCTAAGCCGTCTAGCGGTCGCGGCAACCGTGAAGCAGTGGCAGGCCCTGCTACCTTTGATCAACGCACACCTCGCTGCCGATCAGCAGGCGCTCGCAGGCAGTGCTACAGAAGAGGTGGATGCCTCTACGCTGTTGGACACTGAGGTACCCGACGTGTTTATCCGCGCCCATCAGCAGCGCAATCAATCACGGCGTGATACACCAACGCCGCTCTCTACTGAACAGTTAGCCACGCTGGAAGATAACCTTGCCCGCTTGCGTGTCCATCTTTCGCTGTTAGCGTTGGGTAGCGTTAAACAGCGCGATGAACCGCTTCGCTTAGCCATTCAGGTCGAGCGTTTAAATGAAGGAATGCATACTGTACGCAGCCGCGCAGAGGAAATTATCGATGTGCTAGCAGCGCTGCTGGCGCTAGGCCCGATGCCAGAATCGCTGTGGGAAAAAGAGGTGGAAGAGCTTGATAGCATGTTGAGCCGCTTGGCTCATGTTCCCCATCCTTGA
- a CDS encoding hydrolase, with product MSSLHSSFRPARWLPSGHLQTLFSPLFRAKPKLQRQRERITLEDGDFIDLDWYGPQGEQTRCAILLHGLTGSSSSLYILGQQQALAAKGWQSVAVNWRGCSGETNHRARGYHSGASEDLADIVKQLAVRYPDKPLAAVGYSLGGNVLLKYLGETGRHNPLRGAVAVSVPFRLDHCADRISQGFSRVYQARFLRDLRRYVESKQSAFRQQGRQEELARLSALETLEGMKTFWDFDGRVTAPLHGFESADAYYQRCSSAFFVEAIQVPTLIVHAEDDPFIYPLSVPKAATLPDCVALELFPGGGHVGFIEGSPWRPRYYLEHRLPAWLNAQVPHASAPHRPQVLAS from the coding sequence ATGAGTTCGCTTCACTCCTCGTTTCGCCCTGCGCGGTGGCTACCCAGCGGGCATTTGCAAACGCTGTTTAGCCCGCTGTTCCGCGCTAAGCCCAAACTACAGCGCCAACGTGAGCGCATCACGCTGGAAGATGGCGACTTTATTGATCTGGACTGGTACGGCCCGCAAGGTGAACAGACGCGTTGCGCGATTCTTCTCCATGGCCTAACGGGCAGTTCATCGTCGCTGTATATCTTGGGCCAGCAGCAGGCGCTGGCAGCGAAGGGGTGGCAGAGTGTGGCGGTCAATTGGCGAGGTTGTTCCGGCGAGACTAACCATCGCGCCAGGGGCTATCACTCTGGTGCTAGCGAAGACCTTGCTGATATCGTCAAGCAGCTCGCAGTTCGATACCCCGATAAGCCGCTAGCGGCGGTGGGGTACTCGTTGGGCGGCAATGTGTTGCTCAAGTACCTCGGCGAAACCGGGCGTCATAACCCGCTGCGTGGCGCCGTGGCGGTTTCGGTGCCGTTTCGTTTAGACCACTGCGCCGACCGGATTAGCCAGGGCTTTTCTAGAGTGTACCAGGCACGCTTTCTGCGCGATTTGCGCCGCTATGTGGAATCCAAGCAGAGTGCGTTCCGTCAGCAGGGCAGACAAGAAGAGCTGGCGAGATTAAGCGCGCTTGAAACGCTGGAGGGCATGAAAACGTTTTGGGACTTTGATGGCAGGGTCACAGCGCCGTTACATGGTTTTGAGAGCGCCGATGCGTACTATCAGCGTTGCAGTAGCGCCTTTTTTGTTGAGGCTATTCAGGTGCCTACCTTGATTGTACATGCTGAAGATGATCCGTTTATCTACCCGCTCAGCGTACCAAAGGCCGCAACGCTGCCTGACTGCGTTGCCTTGGAACTCTTTCCCGGCGGTGGGCACGTGGGGTTTATTGAAGGCAGCCCCTGGCGGCCACGCTACTATCTTGAACATCGGTTGCCTGCGTGGCTAAACGCCCAGGTGCCACATGCATCGGCGCCCCATCGCCCGCAGGTGCTAGCATCGTAA
- the minD gene encoding septum site-determining protein MinD yields MAKIIVVTSGKGGVGKTTSAAAISTGLALRGKKTVVIDFDVGLRNLDLIMGCERRVVYDLVNVIQGEAALNQALIRDKRVENLFILPASQTRDKDALTQEGVERILEQLKEDFDFILCDSPAGIERGAQLAMYFADEAIVVTNPEVSSVRDSDRILGLLGSKTRRAEQSLDPVKEHLLITRYNPSRVTSGDMLTLEDIREILAIDLLGLIPESEAVLRASNQGVPVTHDASSDAGQAYTDTVSRLLGEETPLRFHEMQRKGLLSRMFGGSRR; encoded by the coding sequence TTGGCCAAAATTATTGTAGTGACCTCAGGTAAAGGGGGGGTCGGTAAAACCACTAGTGCAGCTGCCATCTCGACCGGGCTTGCCCTGCGCGGCAAAAAAACGGTGGTGATTGATTTTGATGTGGGGCTGCGAAATCTCGATTTAATCATGGGCTGTGAGCGTCGAGTGGTTTACGACCTGGTAAACGTTATTCAAGGCGAAGCAGCCCTTAACCAAGCGTTGATTCGTGATAAGCGTGTCGAGAACTTATTTATTCTTCCCGCGTCCCAAACCCGTGATAAAGATGCACTCACCCAAGAGGGCGTTGAGCGGATTTTGGAGCAGTTGAAAGAGGACTTCGACTTCATTTTGTGTGATTCGCCAGCCGGTATTGAGCGAGGCGCCCAGTTAGCGATGTATTTCGCCGATGAAGCGATTGTCGTCACCAATCCTGAAGTGTCGTCGGTGCGTGATTCTGACCGTATTCTGGGATTGTTAGGTTCTAAGACCCGGCGTGCTGAACAAAGCCTCGATCCGGTGAAAGAACATCTGCTGATTACACGCTATAACCCGTCGCGGGTAACCTCGGGTGACATGCTGACACTGGAAGATATACGTGAAATTCTTGCCATTGATCTGTTGGGTTTAATTCCTGAATCAGAAGCTGTGCTGCGTGCCTCTAACCAAGGGGTGCCGGTGACTCACGATGCCTCAAGTGACGCGGGTCAGGCGTATACCGATACCGTATCACGCTTGCTTGGGGAAGAGACGCCGCTACGCTTCCATGAAATGCAGCGCAAAGGCCTACTTAGCCGCATGTTTGGGGGTAGTCGTCGATGA
- a CDS encoding toxic anion resistance protein, translating to MAQQSDDNRRLSLPPVDEIADQLGASPLGARQADSDNFDARDIDPELEAMADDFVEDILAESDETSAARQRRAIDEMGLELQQQAAHRSAMLQTPLQKLAHQGDEGGPVAKALTDLRGRMEGLDPARHRLAPTALDRILSVIPGLDSRLQRYFRKFENTQQALDAIIAELESGRDMLHRDNLTLSDDQQALTHVLNELNRQIALGRAIDRRLCDEITTRDDDDPRRHFLEEELLFPLRQRVVDLQQQLAVSQQGILALEVIIRNNRELMRGVDRAINVTVSALTVAVTVAMAMANQRLVLDRVEALNTTTSQLIGGTAKALRQQGVDIQKRASGAMLDMQVLEEAFSEVMGAIDDLSSYRQEALPRLDEQIERLATLAKQGNASIERLQEGSAQQQNPLP from the coding sequence ATGGCTCAGCAATCTGATGACAATCGTCGTCTCTCCCTGCCGCCGGTAGACGAAATAGCCGACCAGTTAGGGGCTAGCCCACTCGGTGCGCGTCAGGCCGATTCGGACAATTTTGATGCCCGTGACATCGACCCTGAGCTTGAGGCGATGGCTGACGACTTTGTCGAAGATATCCTTGCTGAGAGTGACGAGACATCGGCGGCTCGCCAGCGCCGCGCTATCGACGAAATGGGGCTTGAACTGCAGCAGCAGGCCGCTCATCGCAGTGCCATGCTGCAAACACCGCTACAAAAACTAGCCCACCAGGGCGACGAAGGCGGGCCGGTCGCCAAAGCGCTGACGGATCTGCGCGGGCGCATGGAAGGGCTAGATCCCGCGCGTCATCGTTTGGCGCCAACCGCCCTGGATCGCATCCTTTCCGTCATTCCCGGTCTTGATAGCCGTCTACAGCGCTACTTTCGTAAGTTTGAAAATACGCAGCAGGCGCTAGATGCGATCATTGCGGAGCTGGAAAGCGGCCGCGACATGCTCCACCGTGACAACCTCACCCTTAGCGATGACCAGCAGGCGTTAACGCACGTTCTTAACGAGTTGAACCGCCAGATTGCGCTAGGCCGCGCGATCGACCGCCGACTATGCGACGAAATCACCACACGTGATGACGATGATCCACGGCGCCACTTTTTAGAAGAAGAACTGCTATTTCCCCTGCGCCAGCGCGTTGTCGACCTTCAGCAGCAGCTGGCGGTAAGCCAGCAAGGCATACTGGCGCTAGAAGTCATCATCCGCAACAACCGGGAGTTGATGCGCGGCGTCGATAGAGCTATCAATGTGACCGTCTCGGCCCTTACCGTTGCGGTAACGGTCGCGATGGCAATGGCGAATCAGCGCCTGGTGCTAGATCGTGTCGAAGCCCTCAACACCACCACATCCCAGCTGATTGGCGGAACCGCCAAGGCTCTTCGCCAGCAAGGCGTCGATATCCAGAAGCGAGCATCCGGCGCAATGCTCGACATGCAGGTGCTTGAAGAAGCGTTTAGTGAGGTAATGGGTGCCATCGATGATCTTTCAAGCTACCGTCAGGAAGCGCTGCCCCGCCTGGATGAACAGATCGAGCGCCTAGCGACGTTGGCTAAACAGGGCAATGCCTCCATTGAGCGCCTTCAAGAAGGGAGCGCGCAGCAGCAAAACCCACTACCCTAG